The Mucilaginibacter mallensis genome has a segment encoding these proteins:
- a CDS encoding arabinose isomerase, which yields MTEKNIKPVLKVGLFGIGLQAYWEQFEGLEQRLAAYVDLVHEKLKGYGVEVVNLGLVDTPEKAFESGSRFRREEVDLIFLYVTTYALSSTVLPVVSKAKVPVIVLNLAPEAAIDYSAFNKMKDRTAMTGEWLGFCSACPVPEIANVFKRSNIPFYQITGTLHNDPVVWAEVAEWIAAAKVAHAMYYNRLGVMGNYYNGMLDIYSNLTLQCATFGGHIEIIEVDELSGLRNGISEQEAGKKIEAFYNRFDVQEDCLASEIKRAAITAAALDKLVEKYSLGSLAYYHKGTGNPQNEDTMSSVILGTSLLTASGIPVAGEYEIKNAQAMKIMDSFGAGGSFTEYYAMDFIDDVVLMGHDGPCHPAIAEGKIKVKPLQVYHGKVGSGLSVEMSVKHGPVTLLSVIETVDGKVQLLIAEAESVAGPILEIGNTNSRYRFPIGARGFVEAWNAHGPAHHCAVGKGHIASKIEKLAKLLNIQSIKVC from the coding sequence ATGACTGAAAAAAATATTAAACCTGTGCTTAAGGTCGGATTATTTGGTATAGGCCTGCAGGCATACTGGGAACAATTTGAGGGGCTTGAACAGCGCCTTGCCGCTTATGTTGATTTGGTACATGAAAAGTTAAAAGGCTATGGTGTCGAAGTTGTAAACCTCGGGCTGGTGGATACGCCGGAAAAGGCATTTGAATCGGGCAGCCGATTTAGGCGCGAGGAGGTAGACCTGATATTTTTATATGTTACCACTTATGCCTTATCATCAACAGTATTACCGGTTGTAAGCAAGGCAAAAGTACCCGTTATTGTATTGAACCTTGCACCCGAAGCTGCTATTGATTATTCGGCGTTTAATAAAATGAAAGATCGCACAGCTATGACAGGTGAGTGGCTTGGCTTTTGTTCAGCGTGCCCGGTGCCTGAAATTGCTAACGTTTTTAAGCGGTCAAATATTCCCTTTTACCAGATTACAGGTACGTTGCACAATGATCCTGTTGTATGGGCTGAGGTTGCTGAATGGATTGCAGCCGCTAAAGTAGCTCATGCCATGTATTATAACCGGCTCGGTGTTATGGGTAATTACTATAACGGTATGTTGGATATCTACTCAAATCTAACGCTGCAATGCGCAACTTTTGGCGGTCATATTGAAATTATTGAGGTTGATGAGCTATCCGGTTTAAGAAACGGGATAAGTGAACAGGAGGCCGGCAAAAAGATAGAAGCGTTTTATAACAGGTTTGACGTACAGGAAGATTGCCTTGCCAGTGAAATAAAACGTGCAGCAATAACCGCTGCAGCGCTTGATAAACTAGTTGAAAAATACAGCTTAGGATCATTGGCTTATTATCATAAAGGAACAGGTAACCCGCAAAATGAAGATACTATGAGTTCAGTTATCCTGGGCACATCCCTGCTAACGGCAAGCGGTATTCCTGTGGCCGGCGAATATGAAATAAAGAATGCACAGGCCATGAAGATAATGGATAGCTTTGGTGCAGGCGGGTCATTTACGGAATATTATGCCATGGATTTTATAGATGATGTTGTATTAATGGGCCATGATGGGCCTTGTCACCCCGCTATTGCCGAAGGCAAAATAAAGGTAAAACCCTTACAGGTATATCATGGTAAGGTTGGTAGCGGGTTATCAGTGGAGATGTCTGTTAAACATGGCCCGGTTACCCTGTTATCAGTTATTGAAACGGTTGATGGCAAGGTGCAATTACTGATAGCCGAGGCTGAATCTGTTGCTGGTCCGATATTGGAAATTGGTAATACCAATAGCCGCTATAGGTTTCCGATCGGAGCAAGAGGGTTTGTAGAGGCTTGGAACGCTCATGGTCCAGCACATCATTGTGCGGTGGGGAAAGGACATATTGCGTCAAAAATTGAAAAATTAGCAAAACTGCTGAATATA